GAGGGCCAGGTGGGTGCGGATTACATAGCGGCTCTGCGCCTGGCCATTGGAACTCTTGATACGTTTGACCGAGACCAGCGGCGCCTCGCAACGGTGGCGGCGCTGCACCTGAGTGCCGAGGTAGGCAGTGAAGCGTACCCAGTCCTCGCCGTCACGCTGGAACGGCTGGATGTCGCTGGCGTGCAGGCTCGAGGTGCTGGCGCCGGTGTCGATCTTGGCGCGCAGGCCGATGATGCCGAGCTCAGGCAGATTGATCCACTCACGCAGGCCGATCACGCTGAGCTGGTCGAAAGTCTTCAAGGTGAGAGTG
The genomic region above belongs to Pseudomonas sediminis and contains:
- a CDS encoding ATP-dependent zinc protease family protein, yielding MIGLRAKIDTGASTSSLHASDIQPFQRDGEDWVRFTAYLGTQVQRRHRCEAPLVSVKRIKSSNGQAQSRYVIRTHLALGDLLWPVEFTLACRKTMRYRVLLGSKALITGQLLVNPALSYVQDKPSLSSALPGAQ